In one Echinicola marina genomic region, the following are encoded:
- a CDS encoding alginate O-acetyltransferase AlgX-related protein has protein sequence MKVFFKKIGLLMIPALLLGIVDVFVLPHTFWTYRFWEGISYHKDLLTYGKFYQSQSLVMCERGDLSDGVDSISYSLNEWITDEYGFRNDEFIGKPDIVLLGDSFVVGTGLDQSELLSKQLSRLFGDRIKVYNMAPVPLRTLDIMVKKGLIEKPDILVYEFVEEMFPEPFVPYLSGKYDAIKVPISAWVNASQINMIWDKLIRLHWVHYFQHKILDEKLQYPNIGDMYFYKGEAYRPFDENGRLQTLKSLKGYQEYCEQNGIELIVMPLPLKETVYFEDIQRPDLPQYLEGIHAGLDSLGIHHIKVLEAMLERGGEYYQKQDTHWNAEGVSLAAELLKNKIGLGPEGRLK, from the coding sequence AATTGGTCTTCTTATGATTCCAGCCCTGTTGTTGGGAATAGTGGATGTGTTTGTATTGCCCCATACATTTTGGACCTATAGGTTTTGGGAAGGCATTTCTTATCATAAGGACTTGTTGACCTATGGTAAGTTTTATCAAAGTCAATCTCTGGTAATGTGTGAGAGAGGAGATTTAAGTGACGGGGTAGATTCGATAAGCTACTCACTGAATGAGTGGATTACCGATGAATATGGTTTTAGAAATGATGAATTTATTGGAAAGCCGGATATTGTTTTGTTGGGCGATTCTTTTGTTGTAGGGACGGGCTTAGATCAGTCGGAACTGTTATCCAAGCAATTGTCAAGGTTATTCGGTGATAGGATCAAGGTATACAATATGGCACCTGTTCCATTAAGGACCTTGGATATCATGGTGAAAAAAGGATTAATAGAAAAGCCTGATATATTGGTCTATGAATTTGTAGAAGAAATGTTTCCTGAGCCTTTTGTACCGTATCTATCAGGGAAATATGACGCTATTAAGGTTCCTATCAGTGCATGGGTAAATGCATCTCAAATTAATATGATTTGGGACAAGCTAATCAGGCTGCATTGGGTGCATTATTTTCAACATAAAATATTGGACGAAAAGCTCCAATATCCAAATATTGGGGATATGTATTTTTATAAAGGGGAAGCTTATCGGCCCTTTGATGAAAATGGTCGGTTGCAAACTTTAAAAAGCCTAAAGGGCTATCAGGAATATTGTGAGCAAAATGGAATTGAATTGATTGTGATGCCTTTGCCATTGAAGGAAACTGTTTATTTTGAGGATATTCAAAGACCCGATTTGCCCCAATATCTTGAAGGTATCCATGCGGGATTAGATAGTCTTGGAATCCATCATATCAAAGTATTAGAGGCAATGCTGGAGAGAGGTGGAGAATATTATCAGAAACAGGATACGCATTGGAATGCAGAGGGGGTGAGTCTGGCAGCTGAGCTTTTGAAAAATAAGATAGGGCTGGGTCCTGAAGGTAGGCTGAAGTAA